The following coding sequences are from one Musa acuminata AAA Group cultivar baxijiao chromosome BXJ2-4, Cavendish_Baxijiao_AAA, whole genome shotgun sequence window:
- the LOC135610918 gene encoding SNAP25 homologous protein SNAP32-like — translation MSTRRTPLSGNKQHHAKPGPSRNNPFESVSDSELDLNINSAKTSSAPLVSKAKMKSNQFGENVNEEIGWESSAAWGYSAAKNSYKNDFRDSGGIENQSVQELENYAVYKAEETTNKLNGCLRIAEEIREGATKTLVTLHQQGEQITRTHQTAADIEHDLSRGEKLLGNLGGLFSKKWKPKKTREIKGPLLTRDDSFIKRSSHLEQRQRLGLSAPLPRSEPRHFSSSEPTSTLEKVETEKAKQDDALSDLSNLLGDLKNMAIDMGSEIERQTAALDHMEDDVEEVNFRVKGANLRGRRLLRK, via the exons ATGAGCACTAGGAGGACTCCCCTGTCGGGCAATAAGCAACATCATGCCAAACCTGGACCTTCTCGCAACAACCCTTTCGAGTCTGTTTCTGACTCAGAACTTGATCTAAACATCAATTCTGCTAAAACTTCGTCGGCGCCTTTGGTCAGCAAGGCAAAAATGAAAAGCAATCAGTTTGGTGAAAATGTTAATGAAGAAATTGGGTGGGAATCATCGGCAGCTTGGGGATACTCAGCTGCGAAAAACAGTTACAAGAATGACTTCCGTGATTCAGGGGGCATTGAGAACCAATCTGTTCAGGAACTGGAAAATTATGCTGTGTACAAGGCTGAGGAGACTACAAATAAACTAAATGGTTGTCTTAGAATTGCTGAAGAAATTAGAGAAGGTGCTACAAAGACTCTTGTCACCTTGCATCAACAAGGTGAGCAGATTACTAGGACTCATCAAACTGCTGCAGACATTGAGCACGATCTTAGCAGG GGTGAAAAGCTTTTGGGAAATCTTGGAGGCTTGTTTTCTAAGAAATGGAAGCCAAAGAAAACACGAGAAATAAAAGGACCACTCCTAACAAGAG ATGATTCTTTTATAAAAAGGAGTAGCCACCTGGAACAGAGACAAAGATTGGGATTATCAGCTCCCCTTCCCCGATCAGAACCTCGACACTTTTCTTCTTCTGAACCTACATCTACACTTGAGAAAGTTGAG ACTGAGAAGGCAAAGCAAGATGATGCTCTTTCTGATTTGAGCAACTTGCTAGGCGACTTGAAGAATATGGCTATTGATATGGGTTCTGAGATTGAGAG GCAGACTGCGGCTTTGGATCATATGGAGGATGATGTGGAAGAGGTAAATTTCAGAGTCAAAGGTGCAAACCTTCGAGGACGCCGACTGCTTCGAAAGTAG